A region of Anolis sagrei isolate rAnoSag1 chromosome 2, rAnoSag1.mat, whole genome shotgun sequence DNA encodes the following proteins:
- the IP6K2 gene encoding inositol hexakisphosphate kinase 2 — protein MSPAFGAMEVEHYSKGVLLEPFVHQVGGHSCVLRFNDKTICKPLIQREHQFYETLPAEMHKFTPQYEGVVSVSFEEDEDGNLCLIAYPLNGDHDNLESLDNSDCEPKSKLLRWTNKKTVLLENEKLTKEWVRQHRKEEKMMKSHKLEEEFELLKKSEVSYYSVEKKGNVSSQFKHHNPWSMKCHQQQLQRMKENAKHRNQYKFILLENLTSRYEVPCVLDLKMGTRQHGDDASEEKKANQIRKCQQSTSAVIGVRVCGMQVYQPGSGQLMFMNKYHGRKLSVQGFKEALYQFFHNGKYLRRELFEPVLKKLTELKSVLEKQESYRFYSSSLLILYDGKELQDVPVDSDPEDLEGLSEESSDESAGAYAYKPTASSVDVRMIDFAHTTCRYYGEDSVVHEGQDTGYVFGLQNLIAIIKEIRDENSE, from the exons ATGAGCCCGGCATTTGGAGCTATGGAAGTGGAGCATTATTCCAAAGGCGTCCTGCTGGAGCCTTTTGTTCACCAGGTTGGGGGTCACTCCTGTGTCCTCCGGTTTAATGACAAGACCATCTGTAAGCCCCTTATCCAGCGTGAACACCAGTTCTATGAAACTCTTCCTGCAGAAATGCATAAATTCACTCCTCAGTATGAAG GTGTGGTATCTGTAAGTTTTGAAGAGGATGAAGATGGAAACCTCTGCCTAATAGCATATCCGCTAAATGGGGACCATGATAATTTAGAAAGCCTAGATAAttctgactgtgaacctaaaagTAAATTGCTACGATGGACTAATAAAAAGACTGTATTGCTAGAAAATGAAAAGCTAACGAAGGAATGGGTCCGACAACAccgaaaagaagaaaaaatgatgaAAAG tCATAAATTAGAAGAAGAATTTGAATTGCTGAAGAAATCTGAAGTGTCGTATTACAGTGTTGAGAAAAAGGGGAATGTCAGTTCACAGTTTAAACATCATAATCCTTGGAGTATGAAATGCCATCAACAACAGCTACAGCGAATGAAGGAAAATGCAAAACATCGAAATCAGTACA AATTTATCTTACTGGAAAATCTAACCTCACGATACGAGGTGCCTTGTGTGTTGGATCTCAAGATGGGAACCCGACAGCACGGAGATGATGcctctgaagaaaagaaggccaaTCAGATCCGGAAGTGTCAGCAAAGTACTTCAGCTGTGATTGGTGTCCGGGTGTGTGGAATGCAG GTTTACCAGCCAGGTTCTGGCCAGTTAATGTTCATGAATAAATACCATGGAAGAAAGCTATCTGTCCAAGGATTTAAAGAAGCACTTTACCAGTTCTTTCATAATGGCAAATATTTGCGAAGAGAACTCTTTGAACCTGTACTCAAAAAACTGACTGAATTAAAATCAGTCTTAGAGAAACAGGAATCATACCGTTTCTACTCCAGCTCTTTGCTCATTCTTTATGACGGAAAGGAATTACAAGATGTACCTGTGGACTCTGACCCAGAAGACCTTGAAGGTCTTTCAGAGGAGTCATCTGATGAATCTGCAGGGGCATATGCCTACAAGCCCACTGCTAGTTCTGTTGATGTTCGAATGATAGACTTTGCCCACACAACCTGCAGGTATTATGGAGAAGATAGCGTGGTACATGAGGGCCAAGATACGGGTTATGTTTTTGGACTCCAAAACCTAATAGCTATTATTAAAGAAATAAGGGACGAAAACAGCGAATAA